The proteins below are encoded in one region of Segatella copri:
- a CDS encoding relaxase/mobilization nuclease domain-containing protein has protein sequence MIGKLKKGASFGGCVRYVTGKDEAKILASDGVLLGTNAEIVQSFELQRQLNPRIKKTVGHIALSFKPEDKPRLTDEFMAKIALEYMQMMGIKDTQFIIVRHHNTDNPHCHIVYNRINNEGKLISDRNDYRRNEQVTKAFKSKYGLTYGTDKSKTSTRKLRNAERAKYEIHNVVKDVLKTAGSWQKFKNELAKRGVLLEFVYKDKEQTKVQGIRFCKDGYSFKGTQISREYSFVKLDARLGTEYNRVSPRVESMQGGQPSCHQVEQTQPTAEHTQDPWSGISSIGLFAPSNAQTYEPFPEDESAKKKKRKRRKGFSL, from the coding sequence ATGATAGGCAAGCTAAAGAAAGGTGCATCCTTTGGTGGTTGCGTCCGCTACGTGACAGGCAAGGACGAGGCGAAAATCCTTGCATCCGATGGAGTGTTACTCGGCACGAATGCCGAGATCGTACAAAGTTTTGAGCTGCAAAGACAGCTAAATCCAAGGATTAAGAAGACTGTGGGGCACATAGCTTTGAGCTTCAAGCCCGAGGACAAGCCACGTTTGACGGATGAATTCATGGCTAAGATAGCCCTTGAATACATGCAGATGATGGGGATAAAAGATACTCAATTCATCATCGTAAGGCATCACAACACCGACAATCCACATTGTCATATCGTGTATAACCGCATCAATAACGAGGGCAAGCTCATATCAGACAGGAATGATTACAGGCGTAATGAGCAAGTGACCAAGGCTTTTAAATCCAAGTATGGGTTGACCTACGGAACTGACAAGAGCAAGACTAGCACTCGCAAGTTACGCAATGCTGAGCGTGCCAAATACGAGATTCACAATGTTGTCAAGGATGTCTTGAAAACCGCAGGTAGCTGGCAGAAGTTCAAGAATGAGCTTGCAAAGCGAGGTGTTCTCTTGGAGTTTGTCTATAAGGACAAGGAGCAAACCAAGGTTCAAGGCATCCGTTTCTGCAAGGATGGATATAGCTTCAAGGGTACGCAGATTAGCCGAGAATACAGCTTTGTCAAGTTGGATGCAAGACTTGGCACAGAGTATAATCGTGTATCGCCAAGAGTCGAATCTATGCAGGGAGGACAACCAAGTTGTCACCAAGTAGAACAGACTCAACCAACGGCAGAACATACCCAAGACCCTTGGAGTGGTATTTCTTCCATCGGCTTGTTCGCTCCGTCTAATGCCCAAACTTATGAGCCATTCCCAGAGGATGAATCCGCCAAGAAGAAAAAGAGAAAACGCAGAAAGGGCTTCAGCCTTTGA
- a CDS encoding MobC family plasmid mobilization relaxosome protein — translation MTSIQKQNSKKGGRPPTGRVRKLSKSVTVKFSKPSYEALRLRARKANRKLAEYIRESALNGVVVSGHNAETVAIAKNLIGMANNLNQLTKLSHQRGFQETHVYVVDLLKRLKTVLVEYRQGNSKPNPSGMNRREDTP, via the coding sequence ATGACAAGCATACAGAAACAGAACAGTAAAAAGGGTGGAAGACCGCCTACGGGCAGGGTTCGCAAGCTGTCGAAGTCTGTCACGGTGAAGTTCTCTAAGCCAAGCTACGAGGCTTTGAGACTGAGGGCGAGAAAAGCCAACCGCAAGTTGGCGGAGTACATCCGTGAGTCCGCCTTGAACGGCGTGGTGGTCAGCGGACACAATGCAGAGACGGTAGCCATCGCCAAGAACCTCATTGGCATGGCGAACAACCTCAACCAACTTACCAAGCTGTCGCATCAGAGAGGTTTCCAGGAAACCCATGTGTATGTGGTGGACTTGTTAAAGAGATTGAAAACCGTCCTTGTCGAGTATCGGCAAGGAAATTCCAAACCTAATCCAAGCGGAATGAACAGAAGGGAGGATACACCATGA
- a CDS encoding DUF3408 domain-containing protein, with amino-acid sequence MARTKDAVLAPEQKELMEKEYLDFVKPSTYGNKANPSSYNSLYDDVENPELRAIVEKVAATTPYREETSTNEAQSPPNPQKRISGKQRKATLEEYQQTFLQVPRIDDRKPVFVSSDVRDRLDRVVRILGGRRMSVSGIIENIVRHHLSLYEEDFEAWRKL; translated from the coding sequence ATGGCAAGAACAAAAGATGCAGTCTTGGCTCCTGAGCAAAAGGAGCTGATGGAAAAAGAGTATTTGGATTTTGTTAAACCATCTACGTATGGCAACAAAGCCAATCCAAGTAGTTATAATTCTCTCTATGATGATGTAGAGAACCCAGAGTTGAGAGCAATTGTAGAGAAAGTTGCTGCAACAACTCCCTATAGAGAGGAAACATCAACGAACGAGGCTCAATCGCCACCGAATCCGCAGAAGCGCATCAGCGGCAAGCAGCGCAAGGCGACATTAGAGGAGTATCAGCAGACCTTCCTCCAAGTTCCAAGGATTGACGACCGCAAGCCAGTCTTCGTCAGTTCCGATGTACGAGACCGTCTTGATCGTGTCGTCCGCATCCTCGGAGGAAGGCGCATGAGCGTATCGGGCATCATCGAGAACATCGTGCGCCACCACCTAAGCCTTTATGAAGAGGACTTCGAGGCTTGGCGCAAATTGTGA
- a CDS encoding helix-turn-helix domain-containing protein yields MGFIVFEEEAFNYLDAQLENFVKRMDRIRERSEDKTMNKWLDTQDVCQTLNICPRTVQTLRDNGTLAYTQISHKTYYKPEDVMAIVAVVEDRKKDMRFRKRTG; encoded by the coding sequence ATGGGATTCATCGTATTCGAGGAAGAGGCATTCAACTATCTTGATGCCCAGTTGGAGAACTTCGTGAAGCGCATGGACAGAATCCGTGAGCGCAGTGAGGACAAGACCATGAACAAGTGGCTCGACACGCAGGACGTGTGTCAGACGCTCAACATCTGCCCACGGACAGTGCAGACGCTTCGGGACAACGGAACTTTGGCTTATACGCAAATCAGCCACAAGACCTACTACAAGCCGGAGGACGTGATGGCTATCGTAGCAGTAGTGGAGGACAGGAAAAA